GAGCCTTCGTGGGGACCCGGCATCCTTTCCCAGGAGGGGCCCCCTCTGTAGGGTGCTTCCCGCCACCCCGCGCTCCCCGTCGGCACCCGCAGGCACATCCCCGTGCCTCCAGCGCCCCTGCAGCCGTGGTCTGGAGCATCCTCCGTGTGTCCTATCGGGGACCCCAGCGTTGTGTCTGTAACCGTCCGGCTGCTGTCTGACAACAATCGGGGGATTCCGATGTTTGTtgggtttggggtgtgtgtgtgtctgtcgcCGTGCCGCGATCTGATCCTCGGGCCGCGTTGTCCTGACGCCGAAACAGTTGAAACaccatcatttctggtgctggcgctgggtggctagctgggttCTCCTGGCCGACCCAGGCTCCCTCGTGCCGTGCCGTCCCGccggagggtcagctgagctggaaggtccggctcggccacattcccgtGGGTGGCAGTGGGTCCCCGCCGAGCGCCGGCCGCTTCTCTTctcccgatgcctctccagcggGGATCCAGACCTcagggccgccctggggggagctcctgaggagccggctgcccatggcgggagccctggggctgcctgtgtgtgggagtcggggtggggatggggctggggaccCTCAGTCCCCTGCACTGCCTGCCCCCAGGCTGAGCCCCACGCTCACACAGTCCCTACTCTCTAGGGCATGcagggtgccctccacactctggtgtgagagatccagcagcACCAGGTGTGCACGCTGAGCCCGCCCGGTGAGGGTGGCCCAGATGTGTGAGAGCtgcaagggcctgctgtcctgacatcccctctagggccacgctgaccgccccgcgggccctctgtgccccaggcacacaggcccggggcggggaggggaggaagagcccTGGAGCCCGGGCAGCacaggccccctggacagagagggcacagacctcccagggcgctttgcacagaccctggtgacctgaggctccccgGCTGTCACTCTGACCCAGGCCCGTCCTGGCCGCAGGTACAGGCTGAGTCGCAGTagagtctgtggggtcctgaccctggcgtctggccgcccctggaaggcatgtggggacgtcagctgtgtgtgcctggcggcgcccctgcaggggctggtcgGGGCCTGGGGGtgcccccttctcctctctgGGGGTGTCTCCGCACCCCGTGCACAGAGCTCCGGGAGACGCAGAAACGAGCCGGCCGTGCATTTtcacacaacactttattgaacttGCAatagcaaatgggctcagagccgagggtgcgcgccttcccctgggagaCCTTCCTGTCCTTAGAGGAAAGCGGGAATCCCACAGGGGTGCGGGTGCcagagtcccccacctgggagcctgtGTGGACtcgactctgggtgggggcgcgTGTCCTGAGGTTGGGGCGTTGAGAGGCGGTTCTGGGGGCAGCAGGGCTGACGTGGACCTGAGgcccatgggctcctgcgctgggtccccgcagggcagctggaccccggcctcgggccccctggggccggGGGACTGACTGCTGGAGCCCCAGCatgtggaggagcctgcctcctggtgtgggtgtgggtggggcccacgggcctgcccctgctgccctgccctggggtgtcccaggatccccagggctgccctaggtcagcgacctggatctgtggggcacgcccagggcccaggaggccacatccggcggtgagagggctcgctcagcccagggccagaacgcaggcctggccagggccccggggcgctggatcccattagtgctgggcctgggaggggggctCGAGtcgcccctgcccccacagagcccagggccaggccagcccaggtccctctgggtcaggggctggtgtcctgtgcggGGGGTGCCGCCCTCTGGGAGGGACAGCAAGATGAGGCAGGGCACGGTGACGGCGGGCCAGAGCCTCTGGGCCCCCGCCCTCACCGCCATGCTCTGCCCCCGAGGCCCGCGAGCATCGAGCTGCCCCGTGGATGCAGAGGGCAGAGGGTCCTGGGCCTGTGCGGGGCCTCGAGGCAGCGGGCTCAGCTccgccctggctctgccctggctgTGCCCATCACTGCCCAGCGAGGGGCACGAGCTACAGTGGCCGCGGGGCAGGAAGGGTGTCCTGGACCCGACAGGTCGTCCCTAGGGGGCTGGGGGGACCCCGTGATGGGAGTCCTGGGGgtgctccagggcctggtccGTCACGGGGCCTCTGGGGTGGCCCAGGCAGGTGCCGAAGGGAAGGGGACCCCGTTTTTTGTCATCAAGCCCACCATGTCCAGGGACCGCCTGCCTGCACCGTCTTGTTGcactgggagggtggggagggagctccATCGCTGGGGGGGAGGTTGGACTATGGCCTGGCCGGGAGGGGGTCCGGGTGGCTcaggctgggtggctgggcccGGGGAGGCCGGCTCCTCCACCCTGGGCGGTGTCTCAGAGgccggagaagggaggagaggcccgGGCGCTGGGGACACTCGCTCCAGGCCCACAGGCCTCGTGGGGAACTCCTCAGGTCCCGCTGGAAAGAGGCCGACGGGGTCAGCGTCTCCAGCAGGCTGTGTGTCCCCCGCAAGGGGCCCCGGGGGTCCTCACGGCTCCCACGTGGCCCCTCGGCCTGACCCTGTGCTCAGCCCCCCACACTGGTGCCCGGGCCCTGCAGTGGGTGCCCACCCACCCAGCCCTGGCCTGGGGTCCCCAAGGctggagcagaagaggagagccccagagatgaggacggggccccaggggctctGTCCCCTGTGGGCGGCCCCAGCAGGCCGAGTTGGGAGGGGCCGGGGCCCTGAGCCCACCTGGGGGGGGCAGGTCGCACCGCATCCTCCGGAACTGGGTCATGGAGGCCCGAAGGTGTCTGAGCACCGCCTCgtcctccagggcccagggctgggccagagaGTCCTGGAGGAACTCCCGGAGCCCTTCCAGGGGCAGCTTCAGGAGGCGCTCTGGGAGGTGGGCGAGAGTCAGACCCAgagggccctgccctggggcccccGGTGCCCCCAGGCCAGCGGCTGGGGTCCCGCTGTGCCCAGGAGCGCCGTGGGCAGTGCGCTGGCCAGGGTGGCCCCTGCCCactgctcctctcagggagccccgcTGCACCTGCCTGCCCCGccgtccccccgccccaggtctgggtgctgctcagagcacagggtcaccgcccctgcccccccccccccctgcacacctgggctcccaggggctcacTTACTCCTGTGCACCTTGAGGATGGTGTAGGCCATGGCCGTGAGCACCCTCTCCCCATCCAGCATGTAAACATCCCACAGCTTCAGGGTGAGCGAGCAGGGGGTCTAGGGGACAGCAGGGTGGGAGGAGCGGCCTGAGCAGGGCCCCTGGAGGGCTCGGCTGGGGCTAGGCTAGGCTTGCCATCTGCCCCCCGCTGCCTCCGACAAGGCCCCACAGCCCCTCGTGCgtgccctcctcccagggagaTCAGGGCTCCTGGCCGCTCCGAGTTCCGACCCCGGCCAGCACCTCCCGCACCCCTGGGGGCACAGACTCTGCCCGCACTTGACACCACACCTCGAGAGGACCCCAGGCTGGCCGCCCGATGGGCCGAGGGCCCGTCCACACCCCGGGCTgacccggcctcccccgggggaGCTGAGGCAGAGACGGCCTGCCCCCCGGAACCTTGTCCAGGGAccctctgggcttctccaggACGGGCTGGGCTGCAAGCCTCAGCCTCAGGGCCCCGGGGTCGGGCCTGGCTCGTCTGGAGGGTGGGACTGAGCTGGGTCCTCCCCGGGGACAGGGGGCAGGTCCGGGAGCAGGGGTCCCGGGGGTCCTCACCCGGCCGAGGAAGCACTGCAGGAACCACTTTGGGGTATAGATACCGGTAGACATCTGCTCGTCCTGGcgggagggcaggaggtgctcAGGCCCCACGCCGCGGGCCCTGGAGCCGGGTGGACGCGCtccccatggcccagcccagcccccggGCACCCCCGGGCCCCAGGGGGAGGAACGT
This DNA window, taken from Canis lupus baileyi chromosome 17, mCanLup2.hap1, whole genome shotgun sequence, encodes the following:
- the LOC140608446 gene encoding USP6 N-terminal-like protein, giving the protein MSTGIYTPKWFLQCFLGRTPCSLTLKLWDVYMLDGERVLTAMAYTILKVHRKRLLKLPLEGLREFLQDSLAQPWALEDEAVLRHLRASMTQFRRMRCDLPPPAGPEEFPTRPVGLERVSPAPGPLLPSPASETPPRVEEPASPGPATQPEPPGPPPGQAIVQPPPQRWSSLPTLPVQQDGAGRRSLDMVGLMTKNGVPFPSAPAWATPEAP